In a single window of the Chaetodon trifascialis isolate fChaTrf1 chromosome 19, fChaTrf1.hap1, whole genome shotgun sequence genome:
- the aig1 gene encoding androgen-induced gene 1 protein, which translates to MALIPSQVLRVAILLSYFSILCHYKALDMPAHQTYGGSWKFLTFIDLVIQAVFFGVCVLIDVSSLLTKGGDSREQERQLRKLIGLRDWMMAVLAFPVGAFVVFTFWTLYLYDRDLVYPRLLDNFIPQWLNHGMHTTVLPFIIIEMRTTRHRYPSRSWGLAAVCCFGVGYILWTCWVHQVTGVWVYPVLERIAPLARVVFFSVMTAVICVFYVLGEILNSYIWDQPQTEKVKGE; encoded by the exons ATGGCGCTGATCCCCTCGCAGGTTCTCCGGGTCGCCATCCTGCTGTCTTATTTCTCCATCCTGTGCCACTACAAAGCTCTGGACATGCCGGCGCACCAGACCTACGGAGGCAGCTGGAAGTTCCTGACCTTCATCGACCTG gtgaTCCAGGCGGTGTTTTTCGGAGTGTGTGTCCTGATCGATGTGTCCAGTCTGCTGACGAAGGGAGGCGACAGCAGGGAGCAGGAGCGACAGCTGAGGAAGCTGATTGGCTTGAGGGACTGGATGATGGCTGTGCTGGCCTTCCCTGTCGGAGCG TTTGTGGTGTTCACGTTCTGGACTCTGTACCTGTACGACAGAGACCTGGTCTACCCCAGACTACTGGACAACTTCATCCCTCAGTGGCTCAACCACGGCATG CACACCACTGTTCTTCCTTTCATCATCATCGAGATGCGGACCACCCGCCATCGGTATCCCAGCAGGTCGTGGGGTCTGGCTGCCGTGTGCTGCTTTGGCGTGGGATACATCCTCTG GACGTGTTGGGTGCAccaggtgacaggtgtgtgggTGTACCCGGTGCTGGAGCGCATCGCTCCGCTGGCGCGAGTCGTCTTCTTCAGCGTGATGACCGCCGTGATTTGTGTTTTCTACGTGCTCGGAGAAATCCTCAACAGCTACATCTGGGACCAGCCTCAGACAG aaaaggtcaaaggtgagtGA
- the adat2 gene encoding tRNA-specific adenosine deaminase 2, with amino-acid sequence MGTEEGSKADSSETFYPSDEEIEKWMDSAFHMAKDALENGEVPVGCLMVYNDEVVGRGRNEVNESKNATRHAEMVALDQLLDWCRRGSLDVSGVCERTALYVTVEPCIMCAAALRLLNIPVVVYGCRNERFGGCGSVVDVSSAHLPHTGSTFKCVSGHRAEEAVELLKTFYKQENPNAPKPKTRKD; translated from the exons ATGGGAACAGAGGAGGGCAGCAAAGCGGATTCATCGGAGACTTTTTATCCGAGTGATGAGGAAATTGAGAAGTGGATGGACAGCGCTTTTCATATG GCCAAAGACGCTCTGGAGAACGGAGAGGTGCCGGTTGGATGTCTGATGGTCTACAACGATGAAGTCGTGGGCAGAGGACGGAATGAAGTCAACGAGAGCAAAAAT gccaCTCGCCACGCTGAGATGGTCGCCCTGGACCAGCTCCTGGACTGGTGTCGCCGCGGCAGCCTGGATGTGAGCGGCGTGTGCGAGCGGACGGCGCTGTACGTCACCGTGGAGCCGTGCATCATGTGTGCTGCAGCGCTGCGCCTGCTCA ACATCCCCGTGGTCGTGTACGGCTGCAGGAACGAGCGCTTCGGAGGCTGCGGTTCAGTCGTGGACGTTTCCTCTGCACACTTACCTCACACTGGGTCCACCTTCAAG tgtgtttcaggccacagagcagaagaagctgtggagctgctgaagacTTTCTACAAACAGGAGAATCCGAACG ccCCGAAACCCAAAACCAGGAAGGACTGA